A region of Paraburkholderia sp. BL23I1N1 DNA encodes the following proteins:
- a CDS encoding histidine triad nucleotide-binding protein has product MSHDPNCLFCKIAAGEIPSTKVHEDEEFVAFRDIRPAAETHVLVIPRKHVATLSNCTEDEAPLLGRMLVLVARLAEQLGVAYTGGETGFRTVINTGPGGGQEVYHLHAHILAGPRPWHRMG; this is encoded by the coding sequence ATGAGTCACGACCCGAACTGTCTTTTCTGCAAGATCGCCGCCGGCGAGATTCCGTCGACCAAAGTCCATGAAGACGAAGAGTTTGTCGCCTTTCGCGACATCCGTCCGGCAGCTGAAACGCATGTGCTGGTGATTCCCCGCAAGCACGTCGCCACGCTGTCGAATTGCACCGAAGACGAGGCTCCCCTGCTTGGTAGAATGCTTGTTCTGGTAGCGCGTTTGGCCGAGCAACTGGGCGTGGCGTACACCGGTGGCGAAACCGGTTTTCGTACGGTAATCAATACGGGGCCGGGCGGCGGCCAAGAGGTGTATCACCTGCACGCGCACATCCTCGCAGGGCCGCGTCCGTGGCATCGAATGGGCTGA
- the hisI gene encoding phosphoribosyl-AMP cyclohydrolase: MVNPSSVDWLDKVRWDANGLVPVVAQEASTNDVLMFAWMNREALAKTVETGRAVYFSRSRQRLWFKGEESGHVQHVHEVRLDCDEDVVLLKVEQVSGIACHTGRHSCFFQKFEGTVEDGGWAAVDPVLKDPEHIYK; encoded by the coding sequence GTGGTGAATCCCTCTTCAGTAGATTGGCTCGACAAGGTCAGGTGGGACGCGAACGGCCTCGTGCCGGTGGTCGCGCAGGAAGCGTCGACCAACGACGTGCTGATGTTCGCGTGGATGAACCGCGAAGCCCTGGCGAAAACCGTCGAAACCGGCCGCGCGGTGTACTTCTCGCGTTCGCGCCAGCGCCTGTGGTTCAAAGGCGAAGAGTCCGGCCACGTGCAGCATGTGCATGAAGTGCGGCTCGATTGCGACGAAGACGTCGTGCTGCTGAAGGTCGAGCAGGTGTCGGGCATTGCGTGCCACACCGGCCGTCACTCGTGCTTTTTCCAGAAATTCGAAGGCACGGTTGAAGATGGCGGCTGGGCCGCCGTCGATCCCGTGTTGAAAGACCCCGAACACATCTACAAATGA
- a CDS encoding phosphoribosyl-ATP diphosphatase, producing MTQSTQSTEPASSTNDTLLRLAAVIDSRKGGDPDVSYVSRLFHKGDDAVLKKIGEEATEVVLAAKDARHGGAPKALVGEVADLWFHCLVMLSHFDLSPADVLAELERREGLSGIEEKALRKSREREENGD from the coding sequence ATGACGCAATCCACGCAATCCACCGAACCCGCTTCGTCCACCAACGACACGCTGCTGCGCCTCGCAGCCGTTATCGACAGCCGCAAGGGTGGCGATCCGGATGTCTCGTACGTGTCGCGCCTGTTCCATAAGGGCGATGACGCGGTGCTCAAGAAGATCGGCGAAGAGGCAACCGAAGTCGTGCTGGCCGCCAAAGACGCACGCCACGGCGGCGCGCCGAAAGCCCTGGTCGGCGAAGTGGCGGACCTGTGGTTTCACTGCCTCGTGATGCTCTCGCATTTCGACCTGAGCCCGGCCGACGTGCTGGCCGAACTCGAGCGCCGCGAAGGCCTGTCGGGCATCGAAGAAAAGGCGCTGCGCAAGAGCCGCGAGCGCGAGGAAAACGGCGACTGA